The Astyanax mexicanus isolate ESR-SI-001 chromosome 21, AstMex3_surface, whole genome shotgun sequence genome contains the following window.
TTCGGTTTCCCTCTGAAGTTTATTGACTGAGCACACTCAACAACACtcctatgtgggcggagtctccctatatTTGACAGTGATTGGTtcgtagaatgttgtcagttcaaCGAGTCGCATTTCGAGGTGTGCATAATTTAGATTCAGATGGTATCAGCGCCCCCGGGGGGGAGAGCCAAGTTTTAATCGGCaatgggtgggggggggtgggtgaTTGGGGGTTTGGAGATGCGTTTGAAAATCGTCAGCATCctgtcattatttaaaaatttatttggggctttgatttggcgccccctctagtgcagcgcccctatgcgtcgtataggctgcataccccctttttgcgccactgtctacagttacagtagatacagaataaaagtccagACAAAACAGTTCAGGAGTGAAAGTAACTctaactgtactgtgtgtataacgGTCTAAAATGTGTGTATAATTATAATCACACTGCTGTGTTTTGTCCTGTTTGTGCTGCTCTAATACCTTCCTTCTGATTCAGATCTCTCAGAAATCAGCTCGTGAGAAGAAGTCCATTCAGGAGTCGCAGTTTAACTACTATAACTGGTCTCcggaggacgaggaggtggagcTTCGGGAGGACGAGCTGTCGCACATCATCGAAATCTACGACTTTCCCGCTGAGTTTAAAACCGAGGATTTAGTCAGAGCCTTCAGCTCCTACCAGTAAGTTCATCTGGAATAAAGGAGTAGAAATGGGTAATGTGACAAACAGCATGAGGTTTTAATAAGAGTAGTAATCTTTTAATGGGCTGTATATGCTGGTGGTTCTTTAAAGACTCTCTAAAAGTGTCATAAACCTGTCACAcagtacatttatatatttagtgtTCCTAAATAAAGAAATGTTCTAGACTAAATCACTGTACTAACTGTGTACACCAACGAGGCAGTGATCTCAAGTAAAGTAGTTTATTTTACTCCTAAATCAGTGTTCTAGAATGAAGCAGCGTAATCTAATGCAAAGccgtgctttaaaaaaaaaagactataaagTAAATGCTATAAAATgctcaaaaataatatatatatatttttttagaataaagCTGTTCTGCATTAAATCCGTGTTCTAGAATAAATCAGTTTTCTAGAATAAAGCCGTGTTTTACAATAAATCAATTGTCTAGAATTAATTTAGTATTCTAGAATGAATCAGTGTTCTAGAACAAAGTCTTGTTCTAGAATAAATCTGTTTTCTAGAATGGAGCCGTGTTCTAGAATTAAGCCTGTGCTCTACAATAAATCAGTGTTCTAAAATTAAGCCTGTGCTCTACAATAAATCAGTGTTCTAGAATTAAGCCTGTGTTCTACAATAAATCAGTGTTCTAGAACTAAGCCTGTGTTCTAGAATAAATCAGTGTTCTAGAATTAAGCCTGTGCTCTACAATAAATCAGTGTTCTAGAATTAAGCCTGTGTTCTAGAATAAATCAGTGTTCTAGAATTAAGCCTGTGTTCTACAATAAATCAGTGTTCTAAAATTAAGCCTGTGTTCTAGAATAAATCAGTGTTCTAGAATTAAGCCTGTGTTCTAGAATTAAGCCTGTGTTCTACAATAAATCAGTGTTCTAAAATTAAGCCTGTGCTCTACAATAAATCAGTGTTCTAGAATTAAGCCTGTGCTCTACAATAAATCAGTGTTCTAGAATTAAGCCTGTGTTTTAGAgttaatcagtgttttagaataaAACCATGTTCTAGTATTAATCAGTGTTCTAAAATAACGCCGTCTTCTAGAATTAATAACCGTTCTAGAATAAATAGTTTAAGCAGAGTTAAGCAGTGCTCTAGAATAAAGCCGTGGTGTTGAGTAACTAAAGCACACTAAAGCGTTGTGGACTAAAGCAATGTGTAATAGTGTAAACCAGTGTTCtaaggttttgtgtgtgtgtgtgtgtgtgtgtgtgtgtgtgtgtgtgtgtgtgtgtgtgtgtgtatgtgtgtgtatgtgtgtgtatgtgtgtgtatgtgtgtgtgtgtgtgttttcaggcaGAAAGGGTTTGATATAAAGTGGATTGATGACTCTCACGCTCTGGGATTGTTCTCCAGTCCAATCGCAGGTCAGTCTcaacaaaaccttgtatctcacgCAGTATATTTTGCACAGTATAGGATCTTCTCATCGTGACTCATGGTGAAAAATATGGAGGTTCcaaaaactgtttaaataaaatattaaattaacagtAAAACCCACCTGTCATGtattacactgttttacactgaACACTACAAGCTGATGTGTGTATtaatattggtgtgtgtgtgtgtgtgtgtgtgtgtagcgcgTGATGCACTGAGGACGAAGAACCCCATGCTGAAGGTTCGTCCTCTCTCCAAATCCTCCTCAGCTACTAAAGCTAAAGCCCGCGCCTCCTCAGGTACCACTGCACACCTGATTACTCACATTACTAATTATTTACCTGTTTACTAAAATCCACCATTTGTGAATCTCTGAGTGACTTTAAAGACTCTATTCACACaactccgagtggtccagcagtctaaagtgctgccactatgatcataagatcactggttcgaatcctggtaatgcagattgccatcagctgccggtgccctgagagagcacaattggccttgctctctctggatgggtacagtagatggtactctttcccctcatcactcctagggtgatgtggatcagcacaaggctgcgcctgtgagctgatgtatcagaaccgagtcgctgcgctttcctccgagtgttagcgctgtgatgctactcagcaatgctgcatcagcagcagttcaaaaagaggcggagtctgacttcacatatatcggaggataattgggagaaaaatgggtaAAAAGTTCATTcgttctgtttgtgtgtgtgtgtgtgtgtgtgtgtgtatatgtagatTACCTGCTCCCGGCTAAGGAGCGTCCCCAGACGAGTGCGGCTCTGGCTCGGCGTTTGGTGATTGGAGCGCTGGGGGTGAAAAGTGCTCAGAGCCGAgaacagagagaggcagagaaggATCAGCTACGGCAAGCCAGAggtaacacactcactcacacacagttagcattaggggtgggcgatattatCCTAAAATAAtaccatgatatttcatggtattttcatgataacgatactctagGCGATACTCTGACAAAccactgaataaaaaatacaaatatttcaagaataccctactacaacaaaatgaaaaatacatttttttattgtatacaatttgatatggcacacccctaactgagatattaaaaaataatattataagaatttgatcaaatttgtaacagaaaGGATCCAAAAtatcatgatgctaataataatgcactgcaaatatctccatatatccaggattaaagtaaaataaaagatcctggacagatataataagtttttagaagatatataatgggaaatgagaacagtgtgaatttttcttttgataaaaatagtaaaaaaaaaatagaaccctgatgtgatactGACAGCACAGACTCACAATCTGTATAGATGcacttttattcttatttttaattcttatattataatttattcttTTCAGAGCAAAAACGATTGGCAGCGAAGCAGCGAGAAGATGCGTGGGAGGGGAAGTGAAGCtgatagagctgtgtgtgtgtgtgtgtgtgtgtgtgtgagagatagagagagtgtgatGTTCTCCATGCAGACACTCTGAGAGACGAGTCTTCAGCTGccttgttttttgttcattttgattCAGTTTTCTGTCTCCACCAGTCCAGTTTATGGGATTAGGGGCGGGACAATgtattgatattgcgatatattgtatcgATTTGGTTTTAATTTGTGAAACATTATTATCGATACATAGGAGCTCTAAACTCCTTAAAACATGcccccaattagacttactaaagttacagCTTCATTATGGACAactttatgcccctatcactagtgttgTAAGCATGTTAGGTAAATGCTGGGGGTAAATGGAGCTGGGCTGTTAGACAAAAATTCATACTTATCGTATTTTACTACAACCCtaaaaagtccatttcacactaaagttctcctttaagaagatCTATACTTAAAAATACTGTTCACACTTatccagatatttaaaaaaaataatttatctgaATTTTGGCCTCCCATCTGTGGAAAAACACAATTTTCTATAAGTCTGAAAGTTTGAAAAGCGAAGATTAGCCAAagcttttctttgttttcttgtgTACCTAATTAAATGATGCACAATTGCATCTTAAATACCTCTGTGTTTgtgaaattgtgaaaaaaaaaacatctggatgAGGCTTTAAATAGaggaactttttaaaaataattagtttatttttccatttagtatagtaaagatttttttttccattttgttttacatttctgCATCTCACAATCATAATTtaaagcaaaatattttttttccacatttttccactttttaaaaaatctggaTACATGTGGATGAGGCTTTAAATATAGGAACTTTGTAAaataattagtttatttttagtatagtaaagatttttttctgtttttttttttgttgttttttccccCCACATTTCTGCATCCCGCAATCGTAATTGcaggcaatataaaaaaaaaaaatctgatttttccacttttttaacATATGACAGTTGGCTCTGTGATATCAGAGTTTTGTTGCAAGTTGCAAAAAGTAAATTTGTTTCCTAAAATTtagttaaaaattaaataaaaaaaaaaaatagctagaaATTTGGGGAAATAGATGAAAAACATCTTTACTATACTAAATggataaaactgaataaaaatgaaGCAGAAACAGTCAGAAAACTGGATTAATAAACATTATGCTGACCCTGCATTTGCTATCAGTGTAAAAACAAGATTGAGAAGGCATCCTCATGGCCAGAACACAAAACAAGAGATAACTGCCGTCCAGCAGCCATTAGAAAGAGATTAGTGAACGATGTCACTTCCTGTCGTCGTCTGTGTCTTTAGGAACAggctttttaaaaatagttttgggTTTATGTAAACACTGCCGTTTTAACAGAAAACAGAGTTGCAGCTTTAAATTCGGCTAATTGcaatattaaaagttttttagttgtttttgaaGAACCAAATAAGAATCTGTTCTGTTCAGAGACTCGTTCTGTTAGTTTAGTTCAgaactgctgtaaaaaaaaaacgctcttaactgtgatttaaaataaaacccTTTCTACCGGTTTCTGCTGCTCTGAGTTTTACTTTATtaaaactagtattgtgtcccaatatgaaactattaaaatacagtgatctattttaagtgtttatttattttattgttgattatggtttacagccattaaaaacccaaaaatcaagtgttttagaaaattttaatattatataagaccaattggtgcttttggcagtgtgggcagtgtgccaagtcctgctggaaaatgaaatccacattttcataaaagttgtcagtagcagagggaagcatgaagtgctgtaagattttgtgggaaaacaaaactgcactgactttagacttgataataaaacacagtggatcaacagcagcagatgacatgtctctccaaaccatcactgattggtggaaacttcacactagacctcgagcagtttggactgtgtgtctctccactcttcctccagactctgctcccttgatttactttaaatgaaatgtaaaatgtactgatgatcgatcagtgatggtttggagagacatgtcatctgctggtgttgatccactgtgttttattatcaagtctaaagtcagtgcagttttgttttcccacaaaatcttacagcacttcatgcttcttccctctgctgataacttttatatagatgatttcattttccagcaggacttggcacactgccaaaagtaccaaatggtcttatataatacaa
Protein-coding sequences here:
- the r3hcc1l gene encoding coiled-coil domain-containing protein R3HCC1L → MEDSTHPATESKPCAPSRSKKPDAPLYVPKRRQGETRDTPTDPQLRDKHQTSGDKKTRPRPRYTDKARKYSSKNKKERAGGEKTPAGEEKLQNGEGGERREREREEGEKENDETLSRKEECRSPEEAGNRVSSEDVSQPAEKEEKVKKEEEEEEKKEEEEEGEDWDSLFTDEGDCLDPHLLEEISQKSAREKKSIQESQFNYYNWSPEDEEVELREDELSHIIEIYDFPAEFKTEDLVRAFSSYQQKGFDIKWIDDSHALGLFSSPIAARDALRTKNPMLKVRPLSKSSSATKAKARASSDYLLPAKERPQTSAALARRLVIGALGVKSAQSREQREAEKDQLRQAREQKRLAAKQREDAWEGK